From Planctomycetota bacterium, one genomic window encodes:
- a CDS encoding N-acetyltransferase, producing the protein MNNQIHQSAKIGKDTIVGYYTVIEEGVKIGNNCRIGHHVVIHKDTVIGDNVRIDAQSVIGKTPMKSVLSALTKEKELPPAQIGNGVLVGASAIIYRGCKISDNVMVADFASIREDVTIGETTIIGRGVTVENRTSIGKRCKIETETYICAISAIGDGCFIAPEVTFTNDNFLGRTKERFKYHKGVTMLKGARIGANSTVLPGITIGEDGLVAAGSVVTKDVPAKTLVMGTPAKSVRPVPSEQLLENQ; encoded by the coding sequence ATGAACAATCAAATTCATCAATCGGCTAAAATCGGCAAAGATACGATTGTCGGGTATTATACAGTTATCGAAGAAGGCGTTAAAATCGGCAATAACTGCCGGATAGGACATCATGTTGTCATACATAAAGATACCGTTATCGGGGATAATGTCAGGATTGATGCGCAGTCGGTGATAGGGAAAACGCCCATGAAATCGGTATTAAGCGCGCTGACCAAGGAAAAAGAATTACCGCCGGCCCAAATCGGCAACGGGGTGCTTGTCGGCGCTTCGGCTATAATTTACCGCGGATGCAAAATCAGCGATAATGTTATGGTGGCTGATTTCGCTTCTATACGGGAGGATGTCACAATCGGCGAAACAACCATTATAGGGCGTGGAGTTACCGTGGAAAACCGCACCTCCATAGGTAAGCGTTGCAAGATAGAAACGGAAACATATATCTGCGCCATTTCTGCCATCGGCGACGGATGCTTCATCGCTCCCGAAGTGACTTTTACCAACGACAATTTCTTGGGACGGACCAAAGAGCGCTTTAAATACCATAAAGGCGTTACTATGCTTAAGGGGGCGCGGATTGGGGCAAACTCTACAGTGCTTCCCGGAATTACCATCGGGGAAGACGGATTGGTGGCGGCCGGTTCGGTTGTTACAAAAGATGTCCCGGCTAAAACATTAGTGATGGGCACTCCCGCAAAATCAGTAAGGCCTGTCCCGTCTGAACAATTGCTGGAAAATCAATAA
- a CDS encoding dihydroorotate dehydrogenase electron transfer subunit, with translation MANSLLRTGTVVYNKPVGKKDCFRMGLLVKPPITGQHPGQFIHLKLTKSNETLLRRPFSIYNVNKTKTGKLILEIVYQVVGKGTHLMSGMKPGAEIDVMGPLGNGFRINKKAKYSIIVAGGIGSSGLHLLLKYLTALKGKNKIYTLIGARSKKELRVEDLVKLSSNGLQITTDDGSKGNKGFVTGLLEKLISRLQSPARQIQIYACGPEGMTHRVCEIAKQYKIPCQVSLEEWMGCGIGICRACVCKVRKGSSFRYAPVCSEGPVFEASQLY, from the coding sequence ATGGCGAATTCGTTGCTGCGGACAGGTACGGTAGTTTATAACAAGCCTGTGGGGAAAAAGGATTGTTTCCGTATGGGCTTGCTGGTTAAACCGCCCATCACCGGACAGCATCCTGGGCAATTCATCCATCTCAAACTGACAAAAAGTAATGAAACCTTATTGCGCCGCCCTTTCAGCATATATAATGTTAACAAAACTAAGACAGGAAAACTAATCCTTGAGATCGTTTATCAGGTTGTCGGCAAAGGAACGCACCTGATGTCAGGCATGAAACCCGGCGCAGAGATAGACGTTATGGGGCCTTTGGGGAACGGATTCAGGATTAACAAAAAAGCCAAATATTCCATCATTGTCGCTGGAGGAATCGGCTCATCAGGATTGCATCTACTCCTTAAATATCTTACGGCGCTTAAGGGAAAGAATAAGATATACACCCTAATCGGCGCACGCTCTAAAAAAGAACTACGCGTTGAAGATTTAGTTAAACTTTCTTCAAATGGACTGCAAATAACAACAGATGACGGATCAAAAGGCAATAAAGGATTCGTAACCGGTTTGCTGGAAAAACTGATTAGTCGTTTACAGTCGCCCGCCAGGCAAATTCAAATATATGCCTGCGGGCCGGAGGGCATGACGCATCGCGTTTGCGAGATAGCTAAACAATACAAAATACCCTGCCAGGTTTCGCTGGAAGAATGGATGGGATGCGGAATCGGCATCTGCCGCGCCTGCGTCTGCAAAGTCAGGAAAGGATCTTCATTCCGCTATGCGCCGGTCTGTTCGGAAGGCCCTGTCTTTGAGGCCTCTCAACTTTATTGA
- a CDS encoding M42 family metallopeptidase, whose protein sequence is MEKKALEFLKDLVAAPSPSGFEEPAQKVWFDYVKHFADSIKKDVHGNVIAAINPKGNPKFMMCGHCDEIGFMVNYIDANGFISFRAIGGVDASLLPGQRVIIHNKKGKTFGVIGKKAIHLMDDEERKSAGSPKIHALWIDIGARKKDEVEKIVSIGDPVTFAVGFESLKNDFVVSRGFDDKMGAFIVAEALRQLSKSNIKAAVYGVSTVQEEIGLRGAKTSAYGIDPDVGIAVDVTHGSDFPGCDPKKIGEIKLGKGPAISRGANINPIVFNMLVETARMKKIPYQIEASPGATGTDANMIQVTKDGVATGLVSVPNRYMHTPIEVISLTDLENTSKLLANFAMKLNSKISFIP, encoded by the coding sequence ATGGAAAAGAAAGCATTGGAATTCTTGAAAGATTTGGTTGCCGCCCCAAGCCCATCCGGTTTTGAAGAACCCGCCCAGAAGGTCTGGTTCGATTATGTCAAGCATTTCGCCGACAGCATAAAAAAAGACGTCCACGGAAATGTTATCGCCGCCATAAACCCTAAAGGGAACCCGAAATTCATGATGTGCGGACATTGTGATGAAATAGGATTCATGGTCAATTATATAGATGCCAACGGATTTATTTCTTTCCGAGCCATCGGTGGGGTGGATGCTTCGCTCCTTCCGGGACAGCGGGTAATCATCCATAATAAAAAAGGAAAAACTTTCGGGGTAATCGGTAAAAAAGCGATTCACCTGATGGATGATGAGGAACGCAAATCAGCCGGCTCACCGAAAATTCACGCCTTGTGGATAGATATCGGCGCCCGTAAAAAGGATGAGGTAGAAAAAATTGTTTCTATCGGCGACCCGGTAACCTTTGCCGTCGGGTTTGAATCTTTGAAGAATGATTTTGTCGTTTCACGTGGTTTTGATGATAAGATGGGCGCCTTTATCGTAGCGGAAGCTTTAAGGCAGCTCTCCAAAAGTAATATTAAAGCTGCAGTATACGGGGTTTCGACCGTACAGGAAGAAATCGGTTTGCGCGGCGCTAAAACCAGCGCTTACGGAATAGACCCTGATGTCGGGATTGCCGTGGATGTCACCCATGGCTCAGATTTCCCCGGATGTGACCCGAAGAAAATCGGCGAGATCAAACTGGGTAAAGGTCCGGCAATCTCACGTGGTGCTAATATCAATCCTATCGTATTTAATATGCTGGTGGAAACTGCCCGCATGAAAAAGATTCCTTATCAAATAGAAGCCTCTCCCGGCGCAACTGGCACGGATGCTAACATGATTCAGGTAACCAAAGATGGCGTGGCAACAGGTCTAGTAAGTGTTCCTAACAGATATATGCATACCCCGATAGAGGTGATTTCGCTGACTGATTTGGAGAATACTTCAAAACTGCTGGCTAATTTTGCAATGAAGCTCAACTCCAAGATATCGTTTATCCCATAG
- a CDS encoding nucleoside phosphorylase: MKQEQQYHIGLKRKELSRNILLCGDLSRAEKVALLFDKIHLNKRNREFVTFTGTYHNIPMTVMGTGIGPDNTEIALVEISQIVDNPVLIRIGSCGGLQKNINLGDLIISTGALRLENTSTFFVPEGYPAIAHYEVLHALRQSVEGLKLKWHMGITATAPGFYGAQGRKVAGFPLRYPDMVDYFRNIGVLNFEMETSTLLTLANMRNFRAGSICSVYADRYRYKFISPELKEKADMNCIKAGLKAIEILNN, from the coding sequence ATGAAACAAGAACAACAGTATCACATCGGACTTAAACGGAAAGAACTGTCTCGCAATATCCTTCTTTGTGGTGATTTGTCGAGGGCAGAAAAGGTTGCTTTGCTTTTCGATAAGATTCATCTCAACAAACGTAACCGCGAGTTCGTCACTTTTACCGGTACTTATCACAATATTCCGATGACCGTGATGGGCACAGGGATAGGCCCGGATAATACGGAAATCGCTCTTGTAGAGATTTCGCAGATAGTCGACAATCCGGTTCTTATTCGCATAGGTAGTTGCGGGGGCTTGCAGAAAAATATCAATCTGGGGGATTTAATTATTTCAACCGGTGCGTTGAGGCTGGAGAACACATCCACCTTTTTTGTCCCTGAAGGATACCCGGCGATCGCGCATTATGAAGTGCTGCATGCTTTAAGACAGTCGGTCGAAGGGTTAAAGCTCAAATGGCATATGGGTATTACCGCGACGGCTCCCGGTTTTTATGGCGCGCAGGGCAGGAAGGTTGCAGGATTCCCGCTGCGCTATCCGGATATGGTTGATTATTTCAGGAATATCGGAGTCTTAAACTTTGAGATGGAAACTTCCACTCTTTTGACGCTGGCTAATATGAGAAATTTCAGGGCAGGAAGCATTTGCTCTGTTTACGCTGACCGCTACCGCTATAAATTCATATCACCGGAGCTCAAAGAAAAAGCCGATATGAACTGCATCAAGGCGGGTTTAAAAGCTATAGAGATTCTTAACAATTGA
- a CDS encoding ACT domain-containing protein, with the protein MKLVRQFSVSLVNRPGVLANICRALSDEKVNIMALTISDSIDLGLLRIVVDKNDVAKKVLSRFDAPVTETDVLAIDLPNRPGAMAVLAEKLSRAHININYAYVTTGVGGGQATAFIKVQYPDKVMKVLNEDARKQERKITIKSGYSKY; encoded by the coding sequence ATGAAATTAGTAAGGCAGTTTTCCGTTTCTTTGGTAAACCGTCCGGGCGTACTGGCAAATATTTGCCGGGCTCTTTCCGATGAGAAAGTTAATATAATGGCGCTGACCATTTCTGACAGTATTGATTTAGGTCTTTTGCGGATAGTGGTGGATAAAAACGATGTTGCAAAAAAGGTATTGAGCCGTTTCGACGCGCCGGTAACAGAAACCGACGTCTTGGCGATAGATTTACCAAACCGCCCCGGCGCCATGGCCGTGCTTGCGGAGAAGTTGAGCCGGGCTCATATTAATATAAATTACGCCTACGTAACTACCGGAGTGGGCGGCGGACAGGCAACAGCTTTCATAAAGGTTCAATATCCGGATAAGGTAATGAAGGTTCTTAACGAAGATGCACGAAAACAGGAAAGAAAAATTACCATAAAATCCGGTTACAGCAAGTATTGA
- a CDS encoding nitroreductase family protein, translating into MEVILSRRSVREYKNADVSEKLIKEILEAGMHAPSARNEQPWHFLVVNDRNILKKIMEFHPYATMLAQAPAAILVLGGLETTPDEGYAVIDCAAATQNMLLAIHDKGLGAVWLGIYPRAERITGMRKLFSLPANVLPVSLIALGYPLEEKAQEARFNQARIHYNKW; encoded by the coding sequence ATGGAAGTAATCCTAAGCCGGCGGAGTGTTCGGGAGTATAAGAACGCTGATGTTTCAGAGAAACTGATCAAGGAAATCTTGGAGGCGGGAATGCACGCGCCTTCAGCCCGTAATGAACAGCCGTGGCATTTCTTGGTGGTGAATGACAGAAATATCCTAAAAAAAATAATGGAGTTTCATCCTTACGCAACAATGCTGGCACAAGCGCCGGCGGCTATACTGGTCTTGGGTGGTTTGGAAACAACACCTGATGAAGGTTACGCGGTGATAGATTGTGCGGCGGCAACGCAGAATATGCTCTTGGCAATACATGATAAAGGGTTGGGTGCAGTCTGGCTGGGAATTTATCCTAGGGCTGAAAGGATTACCGGGATGAGAAAACTTTTTTCTCTGCCGGCAAATGTTCTGCCGGTTTCGCTTATTGCGTTAGGGTATCCTTTAGAGGAAAAAGCGCAGGAAGCGCGGTTTAACCAGGCTCGTATACATTATAATAAGTGGTAA
- a CDS encoding 4Fe-4S dicluster domain-containing protein, which yields MKLVADPKKCTGCRLCMSVCSLEHFKEVNPKKAALIVDPKFPSPGVYELRICNQCGTCASVCPSEAISEKKGVYIIDAEKCTGCGECVQACPLKVMVLHEDSPVPIKCDLCRECIPCCSTEVLSVAD from the coding sequence ATGAAATTAGTAGCTGATCCAAAGAAATGTACGGGTTGCCGTTTATGCATGTCGGTATGCTCGCTTGAGCACTTTAAGGAAGTAAACCCCAAAAAGGCCGCCCTGATAGTGGACCCAAAATTCCCGTCCCCGGGCGTCTATGAACTGAGGATTTGCAACCAGTGCGGAACCTGCGCGAGCGTCTGCCCGTCCGAGGCGATAAGCGAGAAGAAAGGCGTCTATATAATTGACGCGGAAAAGTGCACCGGCTGCGGCGAATGCGTCCAGGCGTGCCCTCTAAAGGTAATGGTTCTGCATGAGGATAGTCCGGTCCCGATAAAGTGCGACCTTTGCAGGGAATGCATCCCTTGCTGTTCTACCGAGGTTCTTTCCGTGGCGGACTAA
- a CDS encoding helix-turn-helix domain-containing protein: MADKYDNIVRKRLGLLLYAKKCGNIEKACRIFDVSRSTYYRLKKRYAKHGVKGLMYLSRAHKSHPQTTAKPVLNLVKQLWQKNPNYSWITYKLNSTGTAIAYKTVRKIVLNYCLI; this comes from the coding sequence ATGGCAGATAAATATGATAATATAGTCAGGAAACGCCTGGGATTATTATTGTATGCCAAGAAATGCGGCAATATCGAAAAGGCCTGCCGGATATTTGATGTTAGCCGCTCCACGTATTATCGCCTTAAAAAGCGTTATGCTAAACACGGTGTTAAAGGCTTGATGTATTTATCCCGCGCGCATAAAAGCCATCCACAAACCACCGCCAAGCCGGTCCTTAATTTAGTAAAGCAATTATGGCAAAAGAATCCTAATTATAGCTGGATAACTTACAAGCTCAATTCAACGGGCACGGCTATCGCGTATAAAACCGTAAGGAAAATAGTTCTGAATTATTGTCTCATATGA